The Streptomyces sp. Alt3 genome has a segment encoding these proteins:
- a CDS encoding DUF6113 family protein gives MSNRQRQRASSRSPRTNAPPRVPEPSGLAAPPNPRRIPLYAGLAVLGAAVGLAGTLVQAALFPGGLLLALAASAGLFHGGRVLTRTQLGALVPAVGWFIAVIVLLGGRPEGDYVFGEEIGLALFMLGGMAVAVICATMSRLPYSANDTGRSGS, from the coding sequence ATGAGTAACAGGCAGAGGCAGCGCGCCTCGTCGCGGTCACCGCGCACCAACGCGCCGCCCAGGGTTCCCGAGCCGTCCGGCCTCGCGGCACCCCCGAACCCCCGGCGGATCCCCCTCTACGCGGGTCTCGCGGTGCTCGGCGCGGCCGTCGGGCTCGCCGGCACCCTCGTCCAGGCGGCCCTGTTCCCGGGCGGGTTGCTGCTCGCGCTCGCAGCGTCGGCGGGACTGTTCCACGGCGGCCGGGTGCTGACCCGGACACAGCTCGGCGCGCTGGTGCCGGCGGTGGGGTGGTTCATCGCCGTCATCGTCCTGCTCGGCGGGCGCCCCGAGGGTGACTACGTCTTCGGGGAGGAGATCGGCCTGGCCCTCTTCATGCTCGGAGGGATGGCCGTGGCTGTGATCTGTGCCACGATGTCGCGGCTGCCGTATTCGGCCAACGACACCGGCCGATCAGGCTCGTGA
- the mshB gene encoding N-acetyl-1-D-myo-inositol-2-amino-2-deoxy-alpha-D-glucopyranoside deacetylase has product MKDLPARRLLLVHAHPDDESINNGATMARYAAEGAHVALVTCTLGEEGEVIPPDLAHLAADREGGLGDHRVGELAAAMRELGVTDHRFLGGPGRFRDSGMTGTEQNHRPGAFWAADVDDAAGHLVGVIRSLRPQVLVTYDPDGGYGHPDHIQAHRVAMRAADLAADPAYDAGAGAPHTVAKIYWNRVPRSVAEEGFARLRDTAPDAFPGIAPVDDVPGVVDDAVITTEIDGSAYASAKTAAMRAHTTQIAVDGPFFALSNDLGQPVFTTEYYELVRGAPGGDEGAREHDLFAGVPDAGLAPGART; this is encoded by the coding sequence ATGAAGGACCTTCCCGCCCGCCGTCTGCTCCTGGTGCACGCGCACCCCGACGACGAGTCGATCAACAACGGCGCCACCATGGCCAGGTACGCGGCCGAGGGGGCACACGTCGCCCTGGTGACGTGCACCCTCGGCGAGGAGGGCGAGGTCATCCCGCCGGACCTCGCGCATCTCGCCGCGGACCGTGAGGGCGGCCTCGGCGACCACCGCGTCGGCGAACTCGCCGCCGCGATGCGGGAGCTCGGGGTCACCGACCACCGGTTCCTGGGCGGCCCCGGCCGCTTCCGCGACTCCGGGATGACGGGCACCGAGCAGAACCACCGGCCCGGTGCCTTCTGGGCCGCCGACGTCGACGACGCCGCCGGGCACCTCGTCGGAGTGATCCGCTCACTGCGCCCCCAGGTGCTCGTCACGTACGACCCCGACGGCGGCTACGGCCACCCCGACCACATCCAGGCGCACCGCGTCGCGATGCGCGCGGCCGACCTGGCAGCCGACCCCGCGTACGACGCCGGCGCCGGCGCCCCGCACACCGTCGCCAAGATCTACTGGAACCGGGTGCCCCGCTCGGTGGCGGAGGAGGGCTTCGCGCGGCTGCGGGACACCGCCCCCGACGCGTTCCCCGGCATCGCCCCGGTCGACGACGTACCCGGAGTCGTCGACGACGCCGTGATCACCACGGAGATCGACGGCTCGGCGTACGCCTCGGCGAAGACCGCCGCCATGCGCGCGCACACCACGCAGATCGCGGTCGACGGACCGTTCTTCGCTCTTTCGAACGACCTGGGCCAGCCCGTGTTCACCACGGAGTACTACGAGTTGGTGCGAGGCGCTCCGGGCGGCGACGAGGGTGCCAGGGAGCACGACCTCTTCGCGGGCGTGCCGGACGCGGGCCTCGCGCCGGGAGCACGGACATGA
- a CDS encoding DUF2304 family protein gives MALSISAVVLLAIVVFLLIRKSGLKGGHAVVCMLLGFYMASSSIAPTISEVTSNVAGMIGGIKF, from the coding sequence GTGGCACTCTCGATTTCGGCGGTGGTGCTGCTGGCGATCGTCGTCTTCCTGCTGATCCGGAAATCCGGACTCAAGGGCGGACACGCGGTGGTCTGCATGTTGCTCGGCTTCTACATGGCGAGCTCGTCGATCGCCCCGACCATCTCGGAGGTGACGTCGAACGTGGCAGGCATGATCGGGGGAATCAAGTTCTGA
- a CDS encoding S9 family peptidase: protein MTSQKLSFPLQHARTQRFTLGAPRAFTVSPDGTRVIFLRSASGSDRTNRLLVLDTGTGEERVAADPDALLGGSAEALSPQEKARRERVREGSAGIVGYAVDDAVELAAFALSGRAYVAELRAGTARALPVPGPVIDPRPSPDGRYVAYVSRGALRVVGAEGDGDRPVAEPEDAHVSYGVAEFVAAEEMSRYRGFWWSPDSDRLLVARVDDSAVQRWWIADPAHPGSRPAEVGYPAAGTANAEVRLFVTDLEGARTEVAWDRSRFPYLARVHWSSNGAPLLLVQARDQRSQLYLAVDTESGATRTVHVDEDEIWLDLFAGVPAWAPDGRLVRIADEGGARVLSVGDRPLTGGQLHIQAVLDIGESDILVQATAGEGAADPETGQSHVYRVNELGVERVSEGVGVHSAVRAGGVTVLVSASLEHPGTAVGVLRDGKRIASVANLAQEPVLSAKVRLTEGGARRIPCAVLLPTGYQESDGPLPVLMDPYGGPHGRRVVAAHNPHLTSQWFADHGFAVIVADGRGAPGRSPGWEKAVRDDLTLTLDDQVEALHALAGRFPLDLSKVAMRGWSYGGYLSALAVLRRPDVFHAAVVGAPVADWRLYDTHYTERYLGDPAGQPEVYARNSLVTDEGLSAPAGAVRPMMIVHGMADDNVVVAHALRLSSALLSAGRPHEVLPLSGVTHMTPQEQVAENLLLLQVDFLRRSLGLSRP, encoded by the coding sequence ATGACCTCGCAGAAGCTGTCGTTTCCCCTCCAGCACGCCCGGACCCAGAGGTTCACTCTCGGCGCACCCCGGGCCTTCACCGTCTCACCGGATGGGACGCGGGTGATCTTCCTCAGGTCGGCCTCGGGCTCCGACCGGACGAACCGCCTCCTGGTGCTGGACACCGGGACGGGTGAGGAGCGCGTGGCCGCCGACCCGGACGCCCTGCTGGGCGGTTCGGCGGAGGCGCTGTCACCGCAGGAGAAGGCGCGGCGGGAGCGCGTCAGGGAGGGTTCGGCGGGCATCGTGGGCTACGCGGTGGACGACGCCGTGGAACTGGCGGCCTTCGCGCTCTCCGGCAGGGCGTACGTCGCCGAGTTGAGGGCCGGCACGGCACGCGCCCTGCCGGTGCCCGGTCCGGTGATCGACCCGCGCCCCTCGCCCGACGGGCGGTACGTCGCCTACGTCTCGCGGGGAGCGTTGCGGGTCGTGGGGGCGGAGGGCGACGGGGACCGCCCGGTCGCGGAGCCGGAGGACGCCCACGTGTCCTACGGCGTCGCGGAGTTCGTCGCGGCGGAGGAGATGAGCCGCTACCGCGGTTTCTGGTGGTCGCCGGACTCGGACCGCCTGCTGGTCGCCCGCGTCGACGACAGCGCCGTACAGCGGTGGTGGATCGCCGATCCCGCGCATCCCGGGAGCCGGCCCGCCGAGGTGGGCTACCCGGCGGCGGGAACGGCCAACGCCGAGGTGCGGCTCTTCGTGACGGACCTGGAGGGGGCCCGCACCGAGGTGGCCTGGGACCGGTCCCGCTTCCCCTACCTGGCGCGGGTCCACTGGTCCTCGAACGGCGCCCCGCTGCTCCTGGTACAGGCCCGGGACCAGCGAAGCCAGCTGTATCTGGCCGTCGACACGGAGAGCGGGGCGACCCGCACGGTGCATGTCGACGAGGACGAGATCTGGCTTGATCTTTTCGCCGGGGTTCCCGCCTGGGCACCCGACGGGCGGCTCGTGCGCATCGCCGACGAGGGGGGCGCGCGGGTGCTCTCGGTCGGCGACCGCCCGCTGACCGGAGGCCAGCTGCACATCCAGGCGGTGCTGGACATCGGGGAGTCGGACATCCTGGTGCAGGCGACCGCCGGCGAGGGCGCGGCGGACCCGGAGACGGGGCAGAGCCATGTCTACCGGGTCAACGAGCTGGGCGTGGAGCGCGTCAGCGAGGGCGTCGGAGTGCACTCCGCGGTGCGCGCGGGGGGTGTGACGGTCCTGGTGTCGGCGTCCCTCGAACACCCGGGGACAGCTGTCGGGGTGCTGCGGGACGGCAAGCGGATCGCCTCCGTCGCGAATCTCGCCCAGGAGCCGGTCCTGTCCGCGAAGGTCCGTCTGACGGAGGGGGGCGCACGGCGGATCCCGTGCGCCGTGCTGCTTCCCACCGGGTACCAGGAATCAGACGGTCCGCTTCCGGTGCTGATGGATCCCTACGGCGGCCCGCACGGCCGCAGGGTGGTGGCCGCCCACAATCCGCACCTCACGTCCCAGTGGTTCGCGGACCACGGTTTCGCCGTGATCGTCGCCGACGGCCGGGGGGCGCCGGGCCGTTCGCCCGGCTGGGAGAAGGCGGTACGGGACGACCTCACCCTCACCCTCGACGACCAGGTCGAGGCCCTGCACGCCCTGGCCGGACGGTTCCCGCTGGACCTGTCGAAGGTGGCGATGCGCGGCTGGTCGTACGGCGGCTACCTCTCGGCGCTCGCGGTGCTGCGGCGCCCCGACGTCTTCCACGCGGCCGTCGTAGGCGCCCCGGTGGCGGACTGGCGGCTGTACGACACCCACTACACCGAGCGCTACCTCGGGGACCCCGCCGGACAGCCCGAGGTGTACGCCCGCAACTCCCTGGTCACCGACGAGGGGCTCTCCGCGCCGGCCGGAGCGGTGCGGCCGATGATGATCGTCCACGGCATGGCCGACGACAACGTGGTGGTCGCCCACGCGCTGCGGCTCTCCTCCGCGCTGCTGTCCGCCGGGCGCCCGCACGAGGTGCTGCCGCTGAGCGGGGTCACGCACATGACCCCGCAGGAGCAGGTCGCCGAGAATCTGCTGCTGCTCCAGGTGGACTTCCTCCGCCGGTCCCTGGGGCTGTCCCGGCCGTAG
- a CDS encoding ABC transporter ATP-binding protein, whose product MHADDAGREGLPGGSTLLSEAREADRTRPYAEGDPILEVRGLVKHYPLTRGILFKKQIGAVRAVDGVDFDLAAGETLGIVGESGCGKSTVAKMLVHLEPPTGGVIRYKGEDVTKLSGRALKAVRRNIQMVFQDPYTSLNPRMTVGDIIGEPYEIHPEVAPKGSRRQKVQDLLDVVGLNPEYINRYPHQFSGGQRQRIGIARGLALNPEIIVADEPVSALDVSVQAQVVNLLDRLQAEFSLSFVFIAHDLSIVRHISDRVGVMYLGRIVEVGTDEEIYDHPTHPYTQALLSAVPVPDPTAREHRERIILHGDVPSPANIPSGCRFRTRCWKAQERCELEVPLLAVPAVFRDTATPARHDSACHFAEEKQVVPPEVQREAPGTAGDAVPPPPDKDDPAPGGPDRG is encoded by the coding sequence ATGCACGCTGACGACGCGGGACGCGAGGGGCTCCCGGGCGGCTCCACACTGCTCTCCGAGGCGCGGGAGGCGGACCGCACGCGGCCGTACGCCGAGGGGGATCCGATCCTGGAGGTGCGGGGCCTGGTCAAGCACTATCCGCTTACCCGGGGCATCCTCTTCAAGAAGCAGATCGGCGCGGTCAGGGCCGTCGACGGTGTGGACTTCGACCTGGCGGCGGGCGAGACGCTCGGCATCGTGGGGGAGTCCGGCTGCGGGAAGTCGACCGTGGCGAAGATGCTGGTGCACCTGGAGCCGCCGACCGGGGGAGTGATCCGGTACAAGGGCGAGGACGTCACCAAGCTCTCCGGGCGAGCCCTGAAGGCCGTGCGCCGCAACATCCAGATGGTGTTCCAGGACCCGTACACCTCGCTGAACCCGCGCATGACGGTCGGCGACATCATCGGGGAGCCCTACGAGATCCACCCCGAGGTGGCGCCCAAGGGGAGCCGCCGGCAGAAGGTGCAGGACCTGCTCGACGTCGTGGGTCTGAACCCCGAGTACATCAACCGCTATCCGCACCAGTTCTCCGGCGGTCAGCGCCAGCGCATCGGGATCGCCCGTGGGCTCGCGCTCAACCCCGAGATCATCGTCGCCGACGAGCCGGTCTCCGCGCTCGACGTGTCGGTGCAGGCGCAGGTCGTCAACCTGCTGGACCGGCTGCAGGCCGAATTCAGCCTGAGCTTCGTGTTCATCGCGCACGACCTGTCGATCGTCCGGCACATCTCGGACCGGGTCGGCGTCATGTACCTGGGCCGCATCGTCGAGGTCGGCACGGACGAGGAGATCTACGACCACCCGACGCACCCCTACACCCAGGCACTGCTGTCGGCCGTCCCGGTGCCGGATCCGACGGCCCGTGAGCACCGCGAACGGATCATCCTGCACGGTGACGTGCCCTCCCCCGCGAACATCCCGTCCGGATGCCGCTTCCGCACCCGCTGCTGGAAGGCGCAGGAGCGGTGCGAGCTGGAGGTGCCCCTGCTGGCGGTCCCCGCGGTCTTCCGGGACACGGCGACGCCGGCCCGGCACGACTCGGCGTGCCACTTCGCCGAGGAGAAGCAGGTGGTGCCGCCCGAGGTGCAGAGGGAGGCGCCCGGGACAGCCGGGGACGCGGTGCCGCCGCCCCCGGACAAGGACGACCCGGCCCCCGGAGGTCCTGACCGCGGGTGA